The Papaver somniferum cultivar HN1 chromosome 3, ASM357369v1, whole genome shotgun sequence genome includes a region encoding these proteins:
- the LOC113355313 gene encoding glutamate receptor 2.7-like isoform X1 codes for MAMKLVHEEYLKLSGRTSIINLIVLLVFHLNVILIDNGSSASVMISSTQTTTRRRIIDHEFKVGVVLDLKLPITKVWLTSMNMALSDFYSYTKTSRKRRLVLHVADSNADILDASFAAINLIQNDEVQAIIGPMTSAEAIYMLHLGKKTQIPIISFTATSPSISPSRNPYFIRTTHQDSSQVDAIASVVKTFKWREVVPIYEDTEYGNGVIPYLIDAFHSISTRVPYRSVLPESANDDRILQELYKLMTMQTRVFILHMTTPLGVRIFEKAKSIGMMSKGYVWIVTDGLGDYLSSFNSSVLAKMQGVIGIRRYVHKSSKLSSFKSRWKKKFRKDNPDIKKSLDIYGILAYDTIWLLANAIEKFEALDSRFVKQNVGENSSSHVARLGISQIGPKLLHEISNIKFEGLSGDFGLVDRQLHVHTFHILNVFGNGVREIGIWTPSDGIIKDISLSGTREDQYLLPAHDNLHRIIWPGNTTAIPKGWINPTGEKKLRIGIPVRSSYTEFVKVTRNPSSNDSADVTGYCIDVFNAAIGMLPYAVTYEFIPFQNANHTAAGTYNDLIYQVYLQNFDAVVGDVTITANRLQYVDFTLPYVEAGASMIVLTRKDLNKETLIFFLPLEWRLWMTIVAFFVYIGSVIWILEHRGNREFRGGPHPLYQMGTMLSFSFSMLVFAHKEKVLSSPGRFVMILWILAVFILTASYTASYSAMLMANRFQPTFSDVNLLIKNGYNVGYRNGSFIQGMLKQMGFDESNLKGYGTPEECDEAFSRKRQDGGIVAAFDELPYIELLLAQYCDKYTKVGDIYPTGGFGFVFPKGSPLGLDISRTILSVREDKEKMKRIRNAWLESKRSCSDHDSLGSSYGLTLYSFRYLFVFVGVLSLIPLLADLLNFLYKNRIILTCPNTSISQKIVRLVEKFNEEDEKRLRYYEYHAGIGSQTVAGEDTE; via the exons ATGGCGATGAAACTAGTTCATGAAGAATATCTCAAACTAAGTGGTAGAACTAGCATCATCAATCTTATTGTATTGTTGGTAtttcatttgaatgttattttaatagataatggatcatcaGCTTCTGTAATGATCAGTAGTACTCAGACCACAACAAGACGGAGGATTATTGATCATGAGTTTAAAGTAGGAGTTGTTCTTGACTTGAAGTTACCAATCACAAAGGTGTGGTTGACATCCATGAACATGGCTCTCTCGGATTTCTATTCATATACTAAAACTTCCCGCAAGAGAAGGTTGGTTCTTCATGTTGCCGACTCTAATGCTGATATCCTGGACGCATCATTTGCAG CTATAAATCTGATACAAAATGATGAAGTCCAAGCTATAATTGGGCCGATGACATCAGCAGAAGCAATTTACATGCTGCATCTCGGCAAAAAAACACAGATTCCAATTATTTCTTTCACTGCAACAAGTCCTTCTATTTCCCCGTCTCGGAACCCTTATTTCATTCGCACAACACATCAAGACTCGTCTCAAGTAGACGCCATTGCTTCCGTTGTCAAAACCTTTAAATGGAGAGAAGTTGTACCTATCTATGAAGATACGGAGTATGGAAATGGAGTTATACCTTATTTGATCGACGCGTTCCACAGCATCAGTACACGAGTTCCATATAGGAGTGTACTACCTGAATCAGCTAACGACGACCGAATTCTTCAAGAACTCTACAAACTGATGACAATGCAAACTAGAGTATTCATTCTACATATGACCACGCCTCTTGGAGTCCGAATTTTTGAGAAAGCGAAGAGCATTGGAATGATGAGTAAAGGGTATGTATGGATTGTCACAGATGGCTTAGGCGATTATTTGAGTTCATTCAATTCCTCAGTTCTTGCTAAAATGCAAGGAGTGATAGGTATAAGGCGTTATGTCCACAAATCCTCAAAACTTAGTTCATTTAAGTCTAGATGGAAAAAGAAGTTCCGGAAGGATAACCCAGATATTAAAAAAAGTTTGGATATTTATGGTATATTGGCATATGATACAATCTGGTTGTTGGCAAATGCTATAGAGAAATTTGAAGCACTTGATTCTCGATTTGTAAAACAAAATGTTGGTGAAAATTCTTCTAGCCATGTTGCAAGACTGGGTATCTCGCAAATAGGTCCCAAGCTTTTGCACGAAATTTCTAATATCAAATTTGAAGGTCTAAGCGGAGACTTTGGTCTCGTTGATAGGCAATTGCATGTACATACCTTCCATATACTTAACGTGTTTGGAAATGGTGTAAGAGAAATAGGAATCTGGACACCTTCAGATGGAATTATAAAGGATATAAGTTTAAGTGGTACAAGGGAAGATCAGTATCTACTACCGGCGCATGATAACTTACATCGGATTATATGGCCCGGAAATACTACAGCCATTCCTAAAGGTTGGATCAATCCTACAGGTGAGAAAAAGTTGAGAATAGGAATTCCGGTAAGATCCAGTTATACTGAATTTGTGAAGGTAACAAGAAATCCTAGTTCCAACGACTCAGCTGACGTCACTGGATATTGCATAGACGTTTTTAATGCTGCAATTGGGATGTTACCATATGCTGTCACTTACGAATTCATTCCTTTTCAAAATGCCAACCATACTGCTGCTGGAACTTACAACGATCTTATATATCAAGTCTATCTCCAG AATTTCGATGCTGTAGTTGGCGATGTCACAATCACAGCCAATCGGTTACAGTATGTAGATTTTACACTACCTTATGTAGAAGCTGGGGCATCAATGATCGTATTGACAAGGAAGGATTTGAACAAAGAAACCTTGATATTTTTCCTTCCATTAGAGTGGAGACTTTGGATGACAATTGTTGCTTTCTTTGTTTATATTGGCTCCGTGATTTGGATTCTCGAGCATAGAGGAAATCGTGAGTTCAGAGGAGGGCCTCATCCTTTATATCAAATGGGCACAATGCTTTCCTTCTCATTTTCTATGCTTGTCTTCGCACACA AAGAAAAGGTGTTGAGCAGTCCGGGTAGATTTGTAATGATTTTATGGATCTTGGCTGTATTCATTCTCACTGCAAGTTACACGGCGAGTTATTCAGCCATGTTAATGGCTAATAGATTTCAACCAACCTTTTCTGATGTTAACCTTCTCATCAAGAATGGGTACAATGTTGGATACAGGAACGGTTCATtcattcaaggaatgttgaagcaaATGGGTTTCGATGAGTCTAATTTGAAGGGATATGGCACTCCTGAAGAATGTGATGAAGCTTTCTCAAGAAAGAGACAAGATGGAGGTATTGTTGCTGCATTTGACGAGCTGCCTTACATTGAGCTCCTCCTCGCTCAGTATTGTGATAAGTACACCAAGGTTGGAGATATTTACCCCACCGGTGGCTTTGGTTTT GTTTTCCCGAAAGGTTCTCCTTTGGGACTAGACATTTCAAGGACAATCTTGAGTGTAAGAGAGGATAAAGAGAAAATGAAGAGGATTCGAAATGCTTGGCTTGAGAGTAAACGAAGTTGTTCGGACCATGATTCCTTAGGATCTTCCTATGGTCTTACTCTTTATAGTTTCCGATACCTTTTCGTCTTTGTTGGAGTTCTTTCACTGATTCCCTTACTTGCAGACTTGCTAAATTTTCTGTATAAAAACCGAATAATCTTGACATGTCCGAATACTTCAATTAGTCAAAAAATTGTAAGGTTGGTGGAAAAATTCAACGAGGAGGATGAAAAGCGCTTGAGATACTATGAGTACCATGCCGGAATTGGTAGTCAAACGGTCGCAGGTGAAGATACGGAATGA
- the LOC113355313 gene encoding glutamate receptor 2.7-like isoform X2: MAMKLVHEEYLKLSGRTSIINLIVLLVFHLNVILIDNGSSASVMISSTQTTTRRRIIDHEFKVGVVLDLKLPITKVWLTSMNMALSDFYSYTKTSRKRRLVLHVADSNADILDASFAAINLIQNDEVQAIIGPMTSAEAIYMLHLGKKTQIPIISFTATSPSISPSRNPYFIRTTHQDSSQVDAIASVVKTFKWREVVPIYEDTEYGNGVIPYLIDAFHSISTRVPYRSVLPESANDDRILQELYKLMTMQTRVFILHMTTPLGVRIFEKAKSIGMMSKGYVWIVTDGLGDYLSSFNSSVLAKMQGVIGIRRYVHKSSKLSSFKSRWKKKFRKDNPDIKKSLDIYGILAYDTIWLLANAIEKFEALDSRFVKQNVGENSSSHVARLGISQIGPKLLHEISNIKFEGLSGDFGLVDRQLHVHTFHILNVFGNGVREIGIWTPSDGIIKDISLSGTREDQYLLPAHDNLHRIIWPGNTTAIPKGWINPTGEKKLRIGIPVRSSYTEFVKVTRNPSSNDSADVTGYCIDVFNAAIGMLPYAVTYEFIPFQNANHTAAGTYNDLIYQVYLQNFDAVVGDVTITANRLQYVDFTLPYVEAGASMIVLTRKDLNKETLIFFLPLEWRLWMTIVAFFVYIGSVIWILEHRGNQEKVLSSPGRFVMILWILAVFILTASYTASYSAMLMANRFQPTFSDVNLLIKNGYNVGYRNGSFIQGMLKQMGFDESNLKGYGTPEECDEAFSRKRQDGGIVAAFDELPYIELLLAQYCDKYTKVGDIYPTGGFGFVFPKGSPLGLDISRTILSVREDKEKMKRIRNAWLESKRSCSDHDSLGSSYGLTLYSFRYLFVFVGVLSLIPLLADLLNFLYKNRIILTCPNTSISQKIVRLVEKFNEEDEKRLRYYEYHAGIGSQTVAGEDTE; the protein is encoded by the exons ATGGCGATGAAACTAGTTCATGAAGAATATCTCAAACTAAGTGGTAGAACTAGCATCATCAATCTTATTGTATTGTTGGTAtttcatttgaatgttattttaatagataatggatcatcaGCTTCTGTAATGATCAGTAGTACTCAGACCACAACAAGACGGAGGATTATTGATCATGAGTTTAAAGTAGGAGTTGTTCTTGACTTGAAGTTACCAATCACAAAGGTGTGGTTGACATCCATGAACATGGCTCTCTCGGATTTCTATTCATATACTAAAACTTCCCGCAAGAGAAGGTTGGTTCTTCATGTTGCCGACTCTAATGCTGATATCCTGGACGCATCATTTGCAG CTATAAATCTGATACAAAATGATGAAGTCCAAGCTATAATTGGGCCGATGACATCAGCAGAAGCAATTTACATGCTGCATCTCGGCAAAAAAACACAGATTCCAATTATTTCTTTCACTGCAACAAGTCCTTCTATTTCCCCGTCTCGGAACCCTTATTTCATTCGCACAACACATCAAGACTCGTCTCAAGTAGACGCCATTGCTTCCGTTGTCAAAACCTTTAAATGGAGAGAAGTTGTACCTATCTATGAAGATACGGAGTATGGAAATGGAGTTATACCTTATTTGATCGACGCGTTCCACAGCATCAGTACACGAGTTCCATATAGGAGTGTACTACCTGAATCAGCTAACGACGACCGAATTCTTCAAGAACTCTACAAACTGATGACAATGCAAACTAGAGTATTCATTCTACATATGACCACGCCTCTTGGAGTCCGAATTTTTGAGAAAGCGAAGAGCATTGGAATGATGAGTAAAGGGTATGTATGGATTGTCACAGATGGCTTAGGCGATTATTTGAGTTCATTCAATTCCTCAGTTCTTGCTAAAATGCAAGGAGTGATAGGTATAAGGCGTTATGTCCACAAATCCTCAAAACTTAGTTCATTTAAGTCTAGATGGAAAAAGAAGTTCCGGAAGGATAACCCAGATATTAAAAAAAGTTTGGATATTTATGGTATATTGGCATATGATACAATCTGGTTGTTGGCAAATGCTATAGAGAAATTTGAAGCACTTGATTCTCGATTTGTAAAACAAAATGTTGGTGAAAATTCTTCTAGCCATGTTGCAAGACTGGGTATCTCGCAAATAGGTCCCAAGCTTTTGCACGAAATTTCTAATATCAAATTTGAAGGTCTAAGCGGAGACTTTGGTCTCGTTGATAGGCAATTGCATGTACATACCTTCCATATACTTAACGTGTTTGGAAATGGTGTAAGAGAAATAGGAATCTGGACACCTTCAGATGGAATTATAAAGGATATAAGTTTAAGTGGTACAAGGGAAGATCAGTATCTACTACCGGCGCATGATAACTTACATCGGATTATATGGCCCGGAAATACTACAGCCATTCCTAAAGGTTGGATCAATCCTACAGGTGAGAAAAAGTTGAGAATAGGAATTCCGGTAAGATCCAGTTATACTGAATTTGTGAAGGTAACAAGAAATCCTAGTTCCAACGACTCAGCTGACGTCACTGGATATTGCATAGACGTTTTTAATGCTGCAATTGGGATGTTACCATATGCTGTCACTTACGAATTCATTCCTTTTCAAAATGCCAACCATACTGCTGCTGGAACTTACAACGATCTTATATATCAAGTCTATCTCCAG AATTTCGATGCTGTAGTTGGCGATGTCACAATCACAGCCAATCGGTTACAGTATGTAGATTTTACACTACCTTATGTAGAAGCTGGGGCATCAATGATCGTATTGACAAGGAAGGATTTGAACAAAGAAACCTTGATATTTTTCCTTCCATTAGAGTGGAGACTTTGGATGACAATTGTTGCTTTCTTTGTTTATATTGGCTCCGTGATTTGGATTCTCGAGCATAGAGGAAATC AAGAAAAGGTGTTGAGCAGTCCGGGTAGATTTGTAATGATTTTATGGATCTTGGCTGTATTCATTCTCACTGCAAGTTACACGGCGAGTTATTCAGCCATGTTAATGGCTAATAGATTTCAACCAACCTTTTCTGATGTTAACCTTCTCATCAAGAATGGGTACAATGTTGGATACAGGAACGGTTCATtcattcaaggaatgttgaagcaaATGGGTTTCGATGAGTCTAATTTGAAGGGATATGGCACTCCTGAAGAATGTGATGAAGCTTTCTCAAGAAAGAGACAAGATGGAGGTATTGTTGCTGCATTTGACGAGCTGCCTTACATTGAGCTCCTCCTCGCTCAGTATTGTGATAAGTACACCAAGGTTGGAGATATTTACCCCACCGGTGGCTTTGGTTTT GTTTTCCCGAAAGGTTCTCCTTTGGGACTAGACATTTCAAGGACAATCTTGAGTGTAAGAGAGGATAAAGAGAAAATGAAGAGGATTCGAAATGCTTGGCTTGAGAGTAAACGAAGTTGTTCGGACCATGATTCCTTAGGATCTTCCTATGGTCTTACTCTTTATAGTTTCCGATACCTTTTCGTCTTTGTTGGAGTTCTTTCACTGATTCCCTTACTTGCAGACTTGCTAAATTTTCTGTATAAAAACCGAATAATCTTGACATGTCCGAATACTTCAATTAGTCAAAAAATTGTAAGGTTGGTGGAAAAATTCAACGAGGAGGATGAAAAGCGCTTGAGATACTATGAGTACCATGCCGGAATTGGTAGTCAAACGGTCGCAGGTGAAGATACGGAATGA